gatttgttgtaggggctatccaacgctaggtgcttgacgcaaaggtttagcgcccacatactacaaaaaccgcccataagtcctgatataggcaccacccccccacgccgtttccaatattccatctacacgctctggcgcccctcacccatactcccgtccctccagccgctcctcacgttgttccattccaacccactcccaaccgcccTCTCGCAgctcatctcccactccgagagacctgccaagaatggaaccggagccaaccactgccgctctccttgaggctatcacagccctcactgccactgttgggtccttgcaggcccaaatcacatcacaaggccaacagctcattgagcttaaagccatatgcaaggaaaccgccaaccTCCTCGGGGATAAAGATCAAGGAGCCCcgcaagcccagcctggcccatcgactgggcctgtcactcctcccacccacttgggaggagaagcccacactccaggcacggttaggcctggactcaaggccccattccggCCTTCCAGAGGAACCGGgtttgactcagaggaagaggaagaaccaaggcgccccaaaaaggagcctcaaggaacgcctagaaggcatCTAGGGTCcctaaccccctttgacgcagggtccagcgtaaaacgGCCTAAAATGGACCTCCcagacccatacaagggagactCCAGGGGAcggaaggcaacccagtggctagatcGTATGCTGCTGTGGGTCGCGCTTCATCGAGATCAATTCAATGAAgaggaacaaatggttgtgtggattctgtaccacatgacagacaaagctgccgactgggctctTCCCATTATTGGGACCATTATCAAGGGCGAGAGGGAAatccccccaccaccatcccggccttaacggccaaattcaaagaagcctttgccgaCCCAGATgcaaagagggcggccgccaggaagattgccgcattaactcagaccaccaccacgtctgagtacgtcacagaattccgcaacctcatggcggaacttgactggaacactgaggcgtacattgcccagtttacgcgcggtcttcactggaaggtgaaagaactcctgtccaccaaggacaacattcccGACAACAACCTGGAGGCCATATTCGCCGCTtcggtcaaaattgacaacactcgtcgggaaaacaaggaaaaccgccccaaaaaggctcCCA
This genomic interval from Rhizoctonia solani chromosome 11, complete sequence contains the following:
- a CDS encoding Retrotransposon gag protein → MLDGLSPQAGKIWKKASLTFSLDGKQMTKTFLICNTGSHAAILGLKWLDAHNPEIDWNTRTLTFPHAVPEHVAIAEEEEADKNPLEGVPSKYHRYAKVFGEEEFNKLPPHRHYDIGIELTEEGPLNSPLYSMTDAESATLKDCAPPPHAVSNIPSTRSGAPHPYSRPSSRSSRCSIPTHSQPPSRSSSPTPRDLPRMEPEPTTAALLEAITALTATVGSLQAQITSQGQQLIELKAICKETANLLGDKDQGAPQAQPGPSTGPVTPPTHLGGEAHTPGTVRPGLKAPFRPSRGTGFDSEEEEEPRRPKKEPQGTPRRHLGSLTPFDAGSSVKRPKMDLPDPYKGDSRGRKATQWLDRMLLQSCRLGSSHYWDHYQGREGNPPTTIPALTAKFKEAFADPDAKRAAARKIAALTQTTTTSEYVTEFRNLMAELDWNTEAYIAQFTRGLHWKVKELLSTKDNIPDNNLEAIFAASVKIDNTRRENKENRPKKAPTKAPVATTTSTTRVRLSEDPNYVTPEERDRRRALGLCVKCGQKGHGIKQCPNGWKATIKEVAKIAKESESGKD